One Oryza glaberrima chromosome 11, OglaRS2, whole genome shotgun sequence genomic region harbors:
- the LOC127753767 gene encoding uncharacterized protein LOC127753767, giving the protein MAASALLRLLSPSSPASLHARATRRRHPRAVVRCSSPSPASLDLPLLSFQPAEVLIPSECKTLHLYEARYLALLEEALYRKNNSFVHFVLDPVVSGSPKASFAVRHGCLVQIESVERLDIGALVSIRGVCRVNIINLLQMEPYLRGDVSPIMDISSESIELGLRISKLRESMCNLHSLQMKLKVPEDEPLQTNIKASLLWSEKEIFEEYNEGFIPALPERLSFAAYQTVSGMSEAELLSLQKYKIQAMDSTNTLERLNSGIEYVEHNIGMIAARLAIQNI; this is encoded by the exons ATGGCCGCCTCGGCTCTGctccgcctcctctctccctcgtcCCCAGCATCCCTCCACGCGCgcgcgacgcgccgccgccatccccgcgCCGTAGTACGCTGctcgtcaccgtcgccggcgtccctcgacctccccctcctctcgtTCCAGCCCGCAGAG GTGTTGATTCCATCGGAGTGCAAGACTTTACACTTGTATGAGGCTAGGTATCTGGCGTTGCTAGAAGAG GCCTTGTATAGGAAAAACAATTCTTTTGTGCATTTTGTGCTCGACCCAGTTGTATCAGGTTCACCTAAAGCTTCCTTTGCTGTAAGACATGGTTGTTTGGTCCAGATAGAAAGT GTTGAAAGGCTTGATATTGGAGCACTAGTATCAATTAGAGGAGTTTGCCGTGTAAACATTATCAACCTTTTGCAG ATGGAACCCTACTTGCGTGGCGATGTTTCTCCCATTATGGACATATCTTCTGAGAGTATTGAATTGGGATTAAGAATTTCCAAGCTAAGAGAGTCTATGTGTAATTTACACAGTCTACAGATGAAACTGAAG GTACCTGAGGATGAACCATTGCAAACTAACATCAAGGCCTCCCTGTTGTGGTCTGAAAAAGAAATTTTTGAAGAGTATAATGAAGGTTTTATCCCAGCGCTACCCGAACGTCTCTCCTTTGCTGCGTACCAGACTGTTTCAG GTATGTCAGAAGCAGAACTTCTTTCCCTGCAAAAATATAAGATACAAGCAATGGATTCAACAAACACTCTTGAAAGACTAAACAGTGGGATTGAGTATGTAGAACATAATATTGGTATGATCGCTGCAAGACTGGCAATTCAGAATATATGA
- the LOC127753765 gene encoding uncharacterized protein LOC127753765 isoform X1 gives METPSAPAPGHGNSAPASSRVTFEDMLRGCDQSYYQMLGFPDAASYFEAKERNLLAQYSRQVFPLLWPILEKDSLTRFNRLCQGWSRLMGLRGFIYPEILSSIVANNALRCARVALQGSSPLRGRRADPNGRHPYGYTALHLAAETFSVEMVKLLLRHGASANHRTEGDYVIEGLLPLHVAVENASMHKYLEDHWADGHPLDNLISLLCLPEMKMCLDTTRLIAQHTHNIVDELLDYIDNKKVVQLAILLLASQKQLRGPINRSCGKAYLNGFESVRLRTYDAIGALHDKMIAMVNEGKNGRALKKLKEKEEALLTAATLVGIVDKAGQALEDYIQTCSEVHHEEILEHVSSILNSKGIIPSGKGIATADLKCYRYPGQTIVKSDSRADKSYTLNAEGCKRFPGKKAPKGLAIKEVRDKFFPYWRSVFSARLPVKVLPPCEPSTKDIQWTESIKDIRSTEASRKDLQPPNKSIVNLVSTSKPRLACNYECRRQLCVVASISLKKPERPN, from the exons ATGGAGACCCCctccgctcccgctcccggGCATGGAAACTCGGCTCCCGCATCATCTCGGGTGACGTTTGAGGATATGCTTCGCGGCTGCGATCAGAGTTATTATCAAATGCTCGGGTTCCCTGACGCTGCTTCCTACTTCGAGGCAAAGGAGCGG AATTTGTTGGCTCAGTACTCGCGTCAGGTATTCCCTCTACTATGGCCTATACTGGAGAAGGATAGCCTCACGCGCTTCAATCGACTTTGCCAAGGGTGGTCGCGCTTGATGGGCCTTCGTGGTTTCATTTACCCGGAGATTCTCAGCTCCATTGTCGCCAACAACGCTTTGCGCTGTGCCAGAGTGGCTCTGCAAGGCAGCTCTCCGTTGCGCGGACGTCGCGCTGATCCCAACGGCCGCCACCCTTATGGCTACACGGCTCTCCACCTGGCCGCCGAGACGTTCAGCGTCGAAATGGTcaagctcctcctccgccacggtGCGTCAGCAAACCACCGCACTGAGGGCGACTACGTCATTGAGGGCCTCCTGCCTCTTCACGTCGCTGTTGAGAATGCCAGCATGCACAAATACCTGGAGGACCATTGGGCTGATGGCCACCCTCTCGACAACCTCATATCTCTCCTCTGTCTGCCGGAGATG AAGATGTGCTTGGACACAACTAGATTAATTGCCCAACATACACATAACATTGTTGATGAGTTGTTGGATTACATCGATAATAAGAAGGTTGTCCAGCTAGCAATTTTGCTGCTAGCTTCTCAGAAGCAGCTCCGTGGCCCCATAAATAGGAGTTGTGGCAAGGCTTATCTGAATGGGTTTGAATCTGTTAGACTCCGCACTtatgacgccatcggtgccctACATGACAAGATGATAGCTATGGTGAATGAGGGGAAAAATGGCCGTGCGCTTAAGAAGCTGAAAGAGAAGGAGGAAGCTCTTCTTACAGCAGCCACACTAGTTGGTATTGTTGACAAAGCTGGTCAAGCTCTTGAGGATTATATTCAGACTTGCTCAGAG GTACACCATGAGGAGATTCTTGAACACGTTTCATCAATACTAAACAGCAAGGGTATTATTCCTTCTGGGAAAGGAATAGCCACTGCAGACCTTAAATG CTACCGATATCCTGGGCAAACAATTGTTAAGTCAGATTCACGAG CTGACAAGTCATATACTCTGAATGCTGAAGGTTGTAAAAGG TTCCCTGGAAAGAAAGCACCTAAAGGACTGGCCATAAAAGAAGTGAGAGATAAGTTCTTCCCGTACTGGAGATCGGTTTTTTCTGCTCGTCTACCGGTGAAGGTATTACCACCTTGTGAACCAAGCACCAAGGACATACAATGGACTGAATCAATCAAAGACATCCGAAGTACTGAAGCAAGCAGGAAGGACTTGCAACCCCCAAACAAATCAATTGTGAATCTCGTTTCAACGTCAAAGCCCCGATTGGCATGCAATTATGAATGCAGGAGGCAGCTTTGTGTTGTTGCTTCGATATCTCTTAAG AAGCCCGAGAGACCCAATTAG
- the LOC127753765 gene encoding uncharacterized protein LOC127753765 isoform X2 gives METPSAPAPGHGNSAPASSRVTFEDMLRGCDQSYYQMLGFPDAASYFEAKERNLLAQYSRQVFPLLWPILEKDSLTRFNRLCQGWSRLMGLRGFIYPEILSSIVANNALRCARVALQGSSPLRGRRADPNGRHPYGYTALHLAAETFSVEMVKLLLRHGASANHRTEGDYVIEGLLPLHVAVENASMHKYLEDHWADGHPLDNLISLLCLPEMKMCLDTTRLIAQHTHNIVDELLDYIDNKKVVQLAILLLASQKQLRGPINRSCGKAYLNGFESVRLRTYDAIGALHDKMIAMVNEGKNGRALKKLKEKEEALLTAATLVGIVDKAGQALEDYIQTCSEVHHEEILEHVSSILNSKGIIPSGKGIATADLKCYRYPGQTIVKSDSRADKSYTLNAEGCKRFPGKKAPKGLAIKEVRDKFFPYWRSVFSARLPVKVLPPCEPSTKDIQWTESIKDIRSTEASRKDLQPPNKSIVNLVSTSKPRLACNYECRRQLCVVASISLKVLRRT, from the exons ATGGAGACCCCctccgctcccgctcccggGCATGGAAACTCGGCTCCCGCATCATCTCGGGTGACGTTTGAGGATATGCTTCGCGGCTGCGATCAGAGTTATTATCAAATGCTCGGGTTCCCTGACGCTGCTTCCTACTTCGAGGCAAAGGAGCGG AATTTGTTGGCTCAGTACTCGCGTCAGGTATTCCCTCTACTATGGCCTATACTGGAGAAGGATAGCCTCACGCGCTTCAATCGACTTTGCCAAGGGTGGTCGCGCTTGATGGGCCTTCGTGGTTTCATTTACCCGGAGATTCTCAGCTCCATTGTCGCCAACAACGCTTTGCGCTGTGCCAGAGTGGCTCTGCAAGGCAGCTCTCCGTTGCGCGGACGTCGCGCTGATCCCAACGGCCGCCACCCTTATGGCTACACGGCTCTCCACCTGGCCGCCGAGACGTTCAGCGTCGAAATGGTcaagctcctcctccgccacggtGCGTCAGCAAACCACCGCACTGAGGGCGACTACGTCATTGAGGGCCTCCTGCCTCTTCACGTCGCTGTTGAGAATGCCAGCATGCACAAATACCTGGAGGACCATTGGGCTGATGGCCACCCTCTCGACAACCTCATATCTCTCCTCTGTCTGCCGGAGATG AAGATGTGCTTGGACACAACTAGATTAATTGCCCAACATACACATAACATTGTTGATGAGTTGTTGGATTACATCGATAATAAGAAGGTTGTCCAGCTAGCAATTTTGCTGCTAGCTTCTCAGAAGCAGCTCCGTGGCCCCATAAATAGGAGTTGTGGCAAGGCTTATCTGAATGGGTTTGAATCTGTTAGACTCCGCACTtatgacgccatcggtgccctACATGACAAGATGATAGCTATGGTGAATGAGGGGAAAAATGGCCGTGCGCTTAAGAAGCTGAAAGAGAAGGAGGAAGCTCTTCTTACAGCAGCCACACTAGTTGGTATTGTTGACAAAGCTGGTCAAGCTCTTGAGGATTATATTCAGACTTGCTCAGAG GTACACCATGAGGAGATTCTTGAACACGTTTCATCAATACTAAACAGCAAGGGTATTATTCCTTCTGGGAAAGGAATAGCCACTGCAGACCTTAAATG CTACCGATATCCTGGGCAAACAATTGTTAAGTCAGATTCACGAG CTGACAAGTCATATACTCTGAATGCTGAAGGTTGTAAAAGG TTCCCTGGAAAGAAAGCACCTAAAGGACTGGCCATAAAAGAAGTGAGAGATAAGTTCTTCCCGTACTGGAGATCGGTTTTTTCTGCTCGTCTACCGGTGAAGGTATTACCACCTTGTGAACCAAGCACCAAGGACATACAATGGACTGAATCAATCAAAGACATCCGAAGTACTGAAGCAAGCAGGAAGGACTTGCAACCCCCAAACAAATCAATTGTGAATCTCGTTTCAACGTCAAAGCCCCGATTGGCATGCAATTATGAATGCAGGAGGCAGCTTTGTGTTGTTGCTTCGATATCTCTTAAGGTGTTAAGGCGCACATGA
- the LOC127753768 gene encoding uncharacterized protein LOC127753768, producing MAAFMASGRSTVAPSTTPSCRPAARFVTPRSLFNWGGRSAPPPPEFQYHDVVPPFPMSLVANTHLRGRELRCCYKATVDGFSATDFHRRCDFKGPCVVVGRTAAAGGGVRFGGFSPEGYRSTDDYYDTLDAFLFYWPETDTDAAAAAEEEAAVVVLPKVGGSGAALFDYARGGPQFGADGLLIGPPLTAVMGVFTGPDSSAGAGDLRGARSRLGLSYARRPDGKESLFGDESRAELDEVLVFCSPQIASLY from the exons atggCGGCGTTCATGGCGAGCGGCAGGTCGACGGTGGCTCCTTCGACGACCCCCAgctgccggccggcggcgagattcGTCACCCCGCGCAGCCTCTTCAACTGGGGCGGCagaagcgcgccgccgccgccggagttcCAGTACCACGACGTCGTGCCGCCGTTCCCCATGTCGCTCGTCGCCAACACCCACCTCAGAG GTCGCGAGCTGAGATGCTGCTACAAGGCAACCGTGGACGGCTTCAGCGCGACGGACTTCCATCGCCGGTGCGACTTCAAGGGCccctgcgtcgtcgtcggccgcaccgccgccgccggtggcggggtCAGGTTCGGCGGGTTCAGCCCGGAGGGGTACCGGAGCACGGACGACTACTACGACACGCTCGACGCCTTCCTCTTCTACTGGCCGGAGACGGAcacggacgcggcggcggcggcggaggaggaggcggcggtggtggtgctgccGAAGGTGGGCGGGAGCGGGGCGGCGCTGTTCGACTACGCGCGGGGCGGGCCGCAGTTCGGTGCCGACGGGCTGCTCATCGGGCCGCCGCTGACCGCCGTGATGGGGGTGTTCACGGGGCCCGactccagcgccggcgccggcgacctccgcgGCGCGCGGTCGCGGCTCGGGCTGTCGTACGCGAGGCGGCCGGACGGGAAGGAGAGCCTGTTCGGCGACGAGAGCAGGGCGGAGCTCGACGAGGTGCTCGTCTTCTGCAGCCCGCAGATTGCGAGCTTGTACTGA
- the LOC127754213 gene encoding calmodulin-interacting protein 111 gives MPPKAKKKQSAASPQPSPRTPASRGGEGGSVAGGGGGGGALDLPSVAAAAAARHPALVPRGGEGCFSGTVADVVPRGGSRGGEARLWLSEPAMVGAALRPGCLVSVSLISSNRGRSDGSPLDSLFEECNEFFDLDVDNDLMPNEAGRNFVIAKVFPSREVQKNGIKLSWDLACSLGNPSVGCSLFFSPLYTSQAPKETDVDILRVIKCSNLYLSFVPAKVGSSSEIESESVHHPIRNGMVIESPKRNSSVLSGRNESYDIASHSGPSLCLDPATARSSLADEKINELLQTCASRWLSGRHLLKANYVPLLMCGKLSMFIVMGAEVDGSAPDMVHDKDKLPSNEEFSGKFGEAPVSFLVDRTTKVHLSGSVCSEEIAFVKPGPSAHNSFRTDARNGDFNHGPRLGGLSKESKEIKEIISFSIKDQIGLQRVKDNLWYRGILLSGPPGTGKTSLATSCAYDEGVNLFTINGPEIISQYYGESEQALYDVFSSAKQAAPAVIFIDELDAIAPERKDGSEELSIRIVATLLKLIDAMSPRDRVLVIAATNRPDSIDPALKRPERLDRKIEIGVPSPVQRLDILQHLLVGVQHSLSCEQLESLASATHGFVGADLAALCNEAALSALRRYISLKKSSQQLGYYDNNAEKPDIREINDPLGYQVNSIASSLSKLTMSVDDVLCTSRSNDTENNGSSGKKDDLLLLVTTEDFEKAKIKVRPSAMREVSLELPKIRWEDVGGQVRIKEQLIEAIELPQKNPKAFENMGVSPPRGLLMIGPPGCSKTLMARAVASEAKLNFLAVKGPELFSKWVGDSEKAVRSLFAKARDNAPAILFFDEIDGLAVTRGCENDSISVGDRVLSQLLVEMDGLEQRIGVTVIAATNRPDKIDCALLRPGRFDRLLDVQPPDEADRVDIFRIHTRNMPCSHDVNLNELARLTEGYTGADIKLVCRETAIAALDENIDIPEVEIRHFMSAISRIKPSDVKFYQELAAQYSRFVDPMSQSKQ, from the exons atgcctccgAAGGCCAAGAAGAAGCAGTCAGCAGCGTCGCCGCAGCCGTCCCCTCGCACCCCTGCATCCCGTGGCGGCGAAGGTGGaagcgtcgccggcggcggcggcggcggaggagctctCGACCTCCCgtccgtcgccgcggcggcggcggcgcggcacccGGCGCTCGTGCCCCGTGGCGGCGAGGGGTGCTTCTCCGGGACCGTCGCGGATGTGGTCCCCAGGGGCGGGagccgcggcggggaggcgagGCTCTGGCTCTCCGAGCCCGCCATGGTCGGCGCCGCGCTGCGGCCTGGGTGCCTCGTCTCC GTATCTCTCATTTCTTCAAATAGGGGTCGATCAGATGGTTCACCACTTGATAGTTTATTTGAGGAGTGCAACGAGTTCTTTGATCTTGATGTGGATAATGATCTCATGCCTAATGAAGCTGGTCGAAACTTTGTGATTGCCAAAGTTTTCCCCTCACGTGAG GTCCAAAAGAATGGTATCAAGCTGTCTTGGGACCTTGCTTGCTCCCTGGGAAATCCTTCAGTAGGTTGTTCCTTGTTTTTTAGCCCCCTATATACATCTCAGGCCCCAAAGGAAACTGATGTTGACATTTTACGGGTGATAAAATGCAGCAATCTTTACCTTAGTTTTGTCCCAGCTAAAGTTGGATCTTCCAGCGAGATTGAATCTGAGTCTGTACACCATCCTATAAGAAATGGAATGGTTATAGAATCACCTAAGAGAAATTCTTCAGTTCTGTCAGGCAGGAATGAGTCCTATGATATTGCATCCCACAGTGGCCCTTCATTGTGTTTGGATCCAGCTACTGCAAGATCATCATTAGCAGATGAGAAAATTAATGAGTTGCTGCAGACTTGTGCATCACGCTGGCTCAGTGGTAGGCACCTACTGAAAGCAAACTATGTTCCCCTCCTGATGTGTGGGAAATTGTCTATGTTTATTGTTATGGGAGCAGAAGTAGATGGTTCTGCTCCTGATATGGTGCATGATAAAGATAAGTTACCGTCTAATGAAGAGTTTTCTGGTAAATTTGGGGAAGCGCCTGTTTCATTCCTTGTTGACAGAACCACGAAAGTGCATCTTTCTGGTTCAGTCTGCTCAGAGGAGATTGCCTTTGTTAAGCCAGGCCCATCAGCACACAATTCCTTTCGTACTGATGCAAGAAACGGAGATTTCAATCACGGTCCAAGACTTGGTGGGCTATCCAAAgaatcaaaagaaataaaagaaatcaTTTCATTTTCAATCAAAGACCAAATTGGCTTGCAAAG GGTCAAAGATAACCTCTGGTACAGAGGTATCCTTCTTTCTGGTCCACCTGGAACAGGGAAAACCTCTCTTGCTACTTCTTGTGCCTATGATGAAGGAGTCAATCTTTTTACAATCAACGGACCAGAGATCATTAGTCAGTATTATGGTGAAAGTGAGCAGGCACTTTATGATGTTTTCAGTTCAGCTAAGCAAGCTGCCCCTGCTGTG atatTTATTGATGAATTGGATGCAATTGCTCCAGAAAGGAAGGATGGGAGTGAGGAATTATCTATTAGAATTGTTGCCACTCTGTTAAAACTGATTGATGCTATGAGCCCTAGAGACCGTGTTCTCGTGATTGCTGCAACAAATCGACCCGATAGTATTGATCCGGCATTGAAACGCCCGGAAAGGTTGGACCGAAAAATTGAGATAG GAGTACCATCTCCAGTACAAAGGCTGGACATACTTCAACACCTTCTAGTTGGAGTTCAGCATTCTCTCAGTTGTGAGCAACTTGAGTCCCTTGCTTCCGCTACTCATGGTTTTGTGGGTGCTGATCTTGCTGCCCTCTGCAATGAGGCTGCGTTAAGTGCTCTTCGCCGTTATATCAGCCTAAAGAAGAGTTCTCAACAACTAGGGTATTATGACAATAATGCAGAAAAGCCTGATATTAGAGAGATTAATGATCCTTTGGGGTATCAAGTAAACTCAATAGCATCCTCTCTCTCAAAGTTAACAATGTCAGTGGATGATGTCCTGTGCACCAGTAGGAGCAATGACACAGAAAACAATGGATCTAGTGGCAAGAAAGATGACTTGCTCTTGTTAGTGACCACTGAGGACTTTGAGAAGGCTAAAATTAAAGTGAGGCCGAGTGCAATGCGTGAG GTATCACTTGAACTTCCAAAGATACGATGGGAAGATGTTGGCGGCCAAGTGAGAATCAAGGAGCAGTTAATAGAAGCCATCGAGTTGCCACAGAAAAACCCAAAAGCATTCGAAAACATGGGGGTCAGCCCCCCTAGAGGATTGCTAATGATTGGACCACCTGGTTGCAGTAAGACATTGATGGCCCGGGCTGTAGCTTCCGAGGCAAAACTAAACTTCCTTGCAGTTAAGGGTCCTGAACTTTTCAGCAAATGGGTTGGGGACTCCGAGAAGGCAGTGAGATCACTATTTGCAAAAGCCAGAGATAATGCACCAGCAATATTATTTTTCGATGAAATAGATGGGCTTGCAGTAACTCGAGGCTGTGAAAATGATAGCATATCAGTTGGTGATAGGGTTCTCAGTCAATTGCTAGTGGAAATGGATG GTTTGGAGCAAAGAATTGGTGTTACTGTTATTGCAGCCACAAATCGCCCTGACAAAATTGATTGTGCACTTCTGAGACCAG GTCGTTTCGATAGGCTGCTTGATGTGCAACCACCAGATGAGGCTGATCGTGTGGATATTTTCCGGATCCATACACGCAACATGCCATGTAGTCATGACGTCAATCTAAATGAGCTTGCTAGACTTACAGAAGGTTACACTGGCGCTGACATAAAGCTTGTCTGCAGGGAAACTGCTATTGCCGCCTTAGAT GAGAACATTGATATTCCAGAAGTAGAAATTAGACATTTCATGTCTGCAATTAGCAGAATAAAGCCATCTGATGTTAAATTTTACCAAGAACTGGCGGCACAGTACAGCAGATTTGTTGATCCTATGTCGCAGAGTAAACAATGA